The following coding sequences are from one Papilio machaon chromosome 8, ilPapMach1.1, whole genome shotgun sequence window:
- the LOC106720097 gene encoding tyrosine kinase receptor Cad96Ca isoform X1 yields the protein MLPVIVVLFLGYVSYGSSLQLPGIMHVDRNWFVTSRDPVGTVVTRVQPESAGGARVRYGLETSGPPAPFTIDSETGIVTVNDTLIDKENQSYSLWVTADDGSIPQRLEVLAMVTDRSGQRPKLPRPPFDLPNYPNIPDLSSLHQLTKFTRTTQRTTKATSESNEEITVPETTPFTTKKPDDKIEKTTDKVEKLGQEENKNNTKIQETPIGSDVSLTIIPLIAIGGLVVIVAAVIIFVCKKNGSKGSKSKKDDMSKDSSGIVLQDASINMWDRPRAYSNRYESWDNGHLQLSEETTISKEDPPDEWEFPRHRLKIFNILGEGAFGQVWRAQAIDIDGQKGEQTVAVKTLKENASEKEKSDLLQELIVMKNLGTHPNVVRLIGCCTEKEPTLVIMEYVSLGKLQQFLRESRAGRHYGNTHAGSLFLTSRDLTHFAFQVARGMDFLSCKGIIHRDLAARNVLITEERTCKVADFGLARDVAGTHVYERKSDGRLPIRWMAPESLYDDIFSVKSDIWSFGVLLWEIVTLGSTPYPGLSAGDVMRKVRDGHRLEKPEHCRRELYNIMYYCWEAEPTSRPDFKEVVAMLERLLCTEMDYIELERFPDHSYYNVQNLEGEKV from the exons ATGTTGCCGGTTATCGTGGTACTGTTCTTAGGATACGTCAGCTATG GATCGTCGCTACAACTGCCGGGGATCATGCACGTGGATCGCAACTGGTTCGTGACGTCACGCGACCCGGTTGGCACTGTGGTGACGCGCGTGCAGCCGGAGAGTGCGGGTGGCGCGCGGGTGCGCTATGGTCTAGAGACCAGCGGGCCTCCTGCGCCCTTTACAATTGACTCTGAGACAGGCATCGTCACTGTCAACGATACTCTCATTGATAAG GAAAATCAATCCTATTCATTATGGGTAACAGCTGATGATGGATCTATTCCCCAAAGACTAGAAGTTCTCGCGATGGTAACCGACAGATCAGGTCAGAGACCGAAGCTACCTCGCCCACCATTCGACCTACCGAACTACCCAAACATACCCGACCTATCGAGTCTGCATCAGCTAACTAAGTTCACTAGAACAACTCAAAGAACAACCAAAGCAACGAGTGAATCAAATGAAGAGATAACAGTACCTGAAACGACACCTTTTACTACCAAAAAACCTGatgataaaatagaaaaaactaCAGACAAAGTAGAAAAACTAGGacaagaagaaaataaaaacaacactaAAATACAAGAGACGCCTATCGGAAGTGATGTATCACTAACAATTATACCACTTATTGCGATTGGTGGTTTGGTTGTCATTGTGGCTGCCGTCATTATATTCGTCTGCAAAAAGAACGGTTCTAAAGGATCTAAGAGTAAAAAGGACGACATG AGCAAAGACTCGAGTGGCATCGTGCTACAAGACGCGTCAATCAACATGTGGGATCGACCGCGCGCTTACTCTAACAGATACGAGTCCTGGGATAACGGCCATTTACAG CTCTCTGAGGAAACGACGATTAGCAAAGAAGATCCGCCCGACGAATGGGAGTTTCCGAGACAtcgactaaaaatatttaatatattaggaGAAGGTGCTTTCGGACAAGTCTGGCGAGCACAAGCAATCGATATTGATG GACAAAAAGGAGAACAAACCGTAGCCGTGAAAACACTCAAAGAAAACGCTTCAGAAAAGGAGAAAAGTGATTTGCTGCAAGAGCTTATTGTGATGAAGAATTTAGGCACACATCCTAACGTGGTGCGGCTGATTGGGTGCTGCACTGAGaag GAGCCAACGCTGGTAATAATGGAGTACGTAAGCCTGGGCAAGCTGCAGCAGTTCCTTCGAGAGTCGCGCGCCGGCCGACACTACGGCAACACGCACGCCGGCAGTCTCTTTCTCACTTCACGCGATCTCACGCATTTCGCGTTCCAGGTCGCACGCGGCATGGACTTCCTCAGCTGCAAAGGG ATAATCCACCGAGACTTGGCGGCACGGAATGTCCTTATCACTGAGGAGAGGACGTGCAAGGTCGCTGACTTTGGTCTAGCGCGGGACGTCGCCGGTACCCATGTGTATGAGAGGAAGAGCGACGGCCGGTTGCCTATCAG ATGGATGGCGCCGGAGTCCCTATACGATGATATATTCAGCGTGAAATCAGATATCTGGAGTTTCGGGGTGCTGCTCTGGGAGATAGTGACGCTCGGCTCCACGCCTTACCCCGGCCTATCAGCGGGCGACGTCATGCGAAAG GTCCGTGACGGACATCGTCTGGAGAAACCTGAGCATTGTCGTCGTGAGCTCTACAATATAATGTACTACTGCTGGGAAGCAGAGCCCACCTCGAGACCTGACTTCAAAGAAGTAGTTGCCATGTTGGAACGATTGCTTTGTACTGAAATGGACTATATCGAACTGGAAAGGTTCCCGGACCATTCGTATTATAATGTACAGAATTTAGAAGGCGAGAAAGTGTGA
- the LOC106720097 gene encoding tyrosine kinase receptor Cad96Ca isoform X2: MLPVIVVLFLGYVSYGSSLQLPGIMHVDRNWFVTSRDPVGTVVTRVQPESAGGARVRYGLETSGPPAPFTIDSETGIVTVNDTLIDKENQSYSLWVTADDGSIPQRLEVLAMVTDRSGQRPKLPRPPFDLPNYPNIPDLSSLHQLTKFTRTTQRTTKATSESNEEITVPETTPFTTKKPDDKIEKTTDKVEKLGQEENKNNTKIQETPIGSDVSLTIIPLIAIGGLVVIVAAVIIFVCKKNGSKGSKSKKDDMLSEETTISKEDPPDEWEFPRHRLKIFNILGEGAFGQVWRAQAIDIDGQKGEQTVAVKTLKENASEKEKSDLLQELIVMKNLGTHPNVVRLIGCCTEKEPTLVIMEYVSLGKLQQFLRESRAGRHYGNTHAGSLFLTSRDLTHFAFQVARGMDFLSCKGIIHRDLAARNVLITEERTCKVADFGLARDVAGTHVYERKSDGRLPIRWMAPESLYDDIFSVKSDIWSFGVLLWEIVTLGSTPYPGLSAGDVMRKVRDGHRLEKPEHCRRELYNIMYYCWEAEPTSRPDFKEVVAMLERLLCTEMDYIELERFPDHSYYNVQNLEGEKV, translated from the exons ATGTTGCCGGTTATCGTGGTACTGTTCTTAGGATACGTCAGCTATG GATCGTCGCTACAACTGCCGGGGATCATGCACGTGGATCGCAACTGGTTCGTGACGTCACGCGACCCGGTTGGCACTGTGGTGACGCGCGTGCAGCCGGAGAGTGCGGGTGGCGCGCGGGTGCGCTATGGTCTAGAGACCAGCGGGCCTCCTGCGCCCTTTACAATTGACTCTGAGACAGGCATCGTCACTGTCAACGATACTCTCATTGATAAG GAAAATCAATCCTATTCATTATGGGTAACAGCTGATGATGGATCTATTCCCCAAAGACTAGAAGTTCTCGCGATGGTAACCGACAGATCAGGTCAGAGACCGAAGCTACCTCGCCCACCATTCGACCTACCGAACTACCCAAACATACCCGACCTATCGAGTCTGCATCAGCTAACTAAGTTCACTAGAACAACTCAAAGAACAACCAAAGCAACGAGTGAATCAAATGAAGAGATAACAGTACCTGAAACGACACCTTTTACTACCAAAAAACCTGatgataaaatagaaaaaactaCAGACAAAGTAGAAAAACTAGGacaagaagaaaataaaaacaacactaAAATACAAGAGACGCCTATCGGAAGTGATGTATCACTAACAATTATACCACTTATTGCGATTGGTGGTTTGGTTGTCATTGTGGCTGCCGTCATTATATTCGTCTGCAAAAAGAACGGTTCTAAAGGATCTAAGAGTAAAAAGGACGACATG CTCTCTGAGGAAACGACGATTAGCAAAGAAGATCCGCCCGACGAATGGGAGTTTCCGAGACAtcgactaaaaatatttaatatattaggaGAAGGTGCTTTCGGACAAGTCTGGCGAGCACAAGCAATCGATATTGATG GACAAAAAGGAGAACAAACCGTAGCCGTGAAAACACTCAAAGAAAACGCTTCAGAAAAGGAGAAAAGTGATTTGCTGCAAGAGCTTATTGTGATGAAGAATTTAGGCACACATCCTAACGTGGTGCGGCTGATTGGGTGCTGCACTGAGaag GAGCCAACGCTGGTAATAATGGAGTACGTAAGCCTGGGCAAGCTGCAGCAGTTCCTTCGAGAGTCGCGCGCCGGCCGACACTACGGCAACACGCACGCCGGCAGTCTCTTTCTCACTTCACGCGATCTCACGCATTTCGCGTTCCAGGTCGCACGCGGCATGGACTTCCTCAGCTGCAAAGGG ATAATCCACCGAGACTTGGCGGCACGGAATGTCCTTATCACTGAGGAGAGGACGTGCAAGGTCGCTGACTTTGGTCTAGCGCGGGACGTCGCCGGTACCCATGTGTATGAGAGGAAGAGCGACGGCCGGTTGCCTATCAG ATGGATGGCGCCGGAGTCCCTATACGATGATATATTCAGCGTGAAATCAGATATCTGGAGTTTCGGGGTGCTGCTCTGGGAGATAGTGACGCTCGGCTCCACGCCTTACCCCGGCCTATCAGCGGGCGACGTCATGCGAAAG GTCCGTGACGGACATCGTCTGGAGAAACCTGAGCATTGTCGTCGTGAGCTCTACAATATAATGTACTACTGCTGGGAAGCAGAGCCCACCTCGAGACCTGACTTCAAAGAAGTAGTTGCCATGTTGGAACGATTGCTTTGTACTGAAATGGACTATATCGAACTGGAAAGGTTCCCGGACCATTCGTATTATAATGTACAGAATTTAGAAGGCGAGAAAGTGTGA
- the LOC106720096 gene encoding carbonic anhydrase 1, which produces MVFNEVVLCKVMWILLLIQASETYADKIKDTYLVKYIQEDAKDQTTSRPNTLYDDADDLQKQLDNEARDKLKVGKPKTIWVFHLPTPFPDITYLVTTRRPRSAIHHNKSTCKNNTKAEPVDVSFEWDYKNQNDWGKTFPECGGRSQSPVDLPLQGFVKAKGGRRLLFTNYNLYPKKITVKNDGKRVVLFGHWDRNRMPLVYGGAAHSRRYIFHSLSFMWPSEHTIGGLQFPMESQALHISAEYGSMKEALDAAPSDPQAFLGIVNIYKFGDHTQKGLREVLRVLRRQSTFNVSATVHPLSYFVPRFKDYASYQGSLTSPPCTESVLWLVRARSLPVQREAITAAQKLKSPYGDTQSFAVRLTQPLNDRKIFLFH; this is translated from the exons ATGGTGTTTAATGAGGTTGTGTTATGCAAGGTTATGTggatattattgttaattcaaGCAAGTGAAACATATGCAGACAAAATAAAAG aTACTTATCTAGTGAAATATATACAAGAAGATGCAAAAGATCAGACAACTTCACGACCCAATACGTTATACGACGATGCAGACGATCTGCAGAAGCAGCTCGATAATGAAGCAagagataaattaaaagtaggGAAA CCTAAGACAATCTGGGTGTTCCATTTGCCCACACCGTTCCCAGATATCACATATTTAGTGACGACGCGACGACCGAGGAGCGCT ATTCATCATAATAAATCAACATGTAAGAATAATACAAAGGCGGAACCTG tTGACGTCTCCTTTGAATGGGATTACAAAA ATCAAAATGATTGGGGTAAGACATTCCCTGAATGTGGAGGCCGGTCTCAATCGCCGGTTGACCTGCCACTGCAAGGTTTCGTCAAAGCTAAAGGCGGTCGACGTCTCCTGTTTACCAATTATAACCTTTACccgaaaaaaataactgttaagAATGATGGAAAAAGAG TTGTCCTCTTCGGTCACTGGGATCGTAACCGTATGCCGCTCGTGTACGGCGGCGCTGCACACAGTCGACGGTATATTTTCCATTCGTTGAGCTTTATGTGGCCTTCAGAGCACACGATAGGAGGTCTACAGTTCCCTATGGAGAGTCAAGCATTGCATATATCAGCAGAATACGGGTCTATGAAGGAAGCTTTGGATGCAGCACCAAGCGATCCTCAGGCGTTTCTTGGTATCGTAAATATATACAAG TTTGGAGATCACACTCAAAAAGGCCTACGGGAAGTATTAAGAGTCCTAAGAAGACAAAGCACTTTCAATGTTTCTGCCACCGTTCATCCGTTGAGCTATTTTGTGCCGCGTTTCAAAGACTATGCGAGTTACCAGGGGTCATTGACCTCGCCACCGTGCACCGAGTCAGTACTTTGGTTGGTACGAGCAAGAAGTTTACCAGTTCAGAGG GAAGCAATAACCGCCGCACAGAAATTGAAGAGCCCCTACGGAGATACGCAGAGCTTCGCCGTACGTTTAACACAGCCGCTTAATGATaggaaaatattcttatttcattaa
- the LOC106720239 gene encoding carbonic anhydrase 1, with the protein MVNKIIKLYLPTINVTSSKTVSEAEQISKLRASQSPIAISVQRCPTWSSLDPLQFRGYWDNSANGTLLNTGQTAYFTFESSARPRLSGGPLIGEYIFEQMHFHWSVDDFTGCEHVLDGHGYAAECHLVHYNTKYQSLEAAVAHPDGLAVVGFLLEVVDAPNPSFDEFVEGLEKIKKRDQTCEVSSESLAWMDREDLSNGNYVTYKGSLTTPPYTECVTWIIYEKPVHIGSEQLGLLRQLEGPDSIPIERNVRPTQRHPPGHSVIYVKQVKAKL; encoded by the exons atggtcaataaaattatcaagttGTATTTACCAACTATAAATGTGACGTCATCAAAAACAGTATCAGAGG CTGAACAGATATCTAAATTGCGAGCATCGCAGTCCCCAATAGCAATTTCTGTGCAACGATGCCCGACTTGGTCTTCGTTAGATCCTTTGCAGTTTCGAGGATACTGGGACAACTCCGCCAATGGCACTTTACTTAATACAGGACAGACAG caTATTTCACATTTGAGTCGTCAGCGCGGCCACGGTTGAGCGGCGGGCCACTCATAGGGGAGTACATCTTTGAGCAGATGCACTTCCATTGGTCGGTGGACGACTTCACCGGCTGCGAGCACGTACTGGATGGACATGG ATATGCAGCTGAGTGTCACTTAGTGCATTACAACACTAAATACCAATCCTTGGAAGCGGCAGTAGCACATCCCGACGGGCTGGCAGTCGTAGGTTTCCTATTGGAAGTGGTCGACGCTCCCAATCCCAGTTTTGATGAATTCGTCGAGGGCTTAGAGAAGATCAAGAAACGCGACCAAACGTGCGAAGTCTCTTCAG AATCACTTGCTTGGATGGACCGAGAGGATCTGAGCAACGGCAACTATGTGACGTACAAAGGATCACTTACAACGCCTCCGTACACCGAATGTGTTACCTGGATTATATACGAGAAGCCAGTACATATTGGTAGCGAACAG CTGGGCCTACTACGGCAATTGGAGGGTCCGGACAGCATCCCAATAGAAAGAAATGTCCGGCCCACGCAGAGGCATCCTCCCGGACATTCCGTCATCTATGTGAAACAAGTGAAAgctaaactataa
- the LOC106720095 gene encoding MYCBP-associated protein, translating to MDQFAKKYIQPDRDLLNWEKWVKVREEEILTIGQRIQRPPIDMVMNLHEKVREDKEMKSMLQDAQVKERATVRGEPWEQPVRLKQRCYCEPVYEAHRKPEDIGRPRIIEHIGVPRFILENEKNVHGISERDKCVRLNKEYQKYKQKREDQYKEKIKKMDPYRSDISELFVKGNRPKPPSKPLPPLPEIKISTVDEYEETFTVHAVRINNTVFVKESAEQHLMSELHNMQEEKWHESCTSWSYYFNVPKSRVGRAKLFLQNLGTVTLRYCWKKIRQQTPFIQEEVTSQVFFFNKNEDILSPGQTREVYFTFVSCDIGLYRELWELSFCNVSFFENLTQKFVINLQADTIEDTEKIRRKVDILKVRLNRKAIRKLIRGLLNYVFNKVTSVEPQIYPYQKFLLESEIFLMKNPVCFYHQSEVMKLKESYSQMKPGEVWDLSIASWRKAMMKKDFVERMQHFGMLKQSLNILLKPWKEDESLLALKHSAVKLILSRLADKFDQVYADLNLNSDGNDTEVEEDSDNKLLERMIFYIRMRDHVGMAVEYCAGVVRSLDLNRWIPFDFCQ from the exons atGGATCAATTTGCAAAGAAATATATTCAACCTGATAGAGATCTACTCAACTGGGAAAAATGGGTAAAGGTGAGAGAAGAAGAAATTTTGACGATTGGCCAAAGAATACAGCGACCACCTATTGACATGGTTATGAATTTACATGAAAAAGTTCGCGAAGACAAAGAAATGAAATCTATGTTACAAGATGCGCAGGTAAAAGAGAGAGCAACAGTTAGAGGCGAGCCCTGGGAACAACCAGTTAGGCTCAAACAAAGATGTTACTGCGAACCTGTGTATGAAGCACATCGAAAACCTGAAGACATTGGACGTCCCCGTATCATCGAACATATCGGAGTACCACGATTCATTTtagaaaacgaaaaaaatgttcatgGTATTTCAGAACGCGATAAATGTGTGCGATTAAACAAGGAATACCAGAAGTATAAGCAAAAACGAGAAGatcaatataaagaaaaaataaagaaaatggaTCCATATAG GTCAGATATCAgtgaattatttgttaaaggCAATAGACCGAAACCACCTTCTAAACCATTGCCACCCTTACCAGAGATTAAGATATCAACAGTGGACGAATATGAAGAAACGTTCACAGTACATGCTGTgagaattaataatacagtATTCGTTAAAGAATCCGCCGAGCAACATCTTATGTCCGAGTTACACAACATGCAAGAGGAAAAGTGGCATGAATCTTGCACATCTTGGTCGTATTACTTTAACGTACCGAAAAGTCGAGTGGGAAGAGCTAAACTCTTTCTTCAAAATTTAGGAACAGTAACGTTAAGATATTGCtggaaaaaaataagacaACAGACGCCCTTCATCCAGGAGGAAGTAACGagtcaagtttttttctttaacaaaaatgAAGACATATTATCCCCTGGGCAAACTAGAGAAGTGTATTTTACGTTTGTTTCTTGTGATATAGGTCTCTATAGAGAATTATGGGAGCTAAGTTTTTgcaatgtttcattttttgaaaatttaacccaaaaatttgtaattaacttGCAAGCAGACACTATAGAGGACACCGAGAAAATTCGTAGGAAAGTAGATATACTGAAGGTAAGACTCAACAGAAAAGCTATTCGAAAGCTTATTAGAGGTCTTTTAAactatgttttcaataaagtaACTAGTGTGGAACCGCAAATATACCCATATCAAAAATTCCTCTTGGAGTCTGAAATATTCCTTATGAAAAATCCGGTATGTTTCTACCATCAAAGCGAAGTTATGAAATTGAAGGAATCTTATTCGCAAATGAAGCCAGGCGAAGTTTGGGATTTATCTATCGCCTCATGGAGAAAGGCAATGATGAAGAAAGACTTTGTTGAAAGAATGCAACACTTTGGAATGTTAAAACAATCACTAAATATATTACTCAAACCTTGGAAGGAGGACGAAAGTCTTCTGGCCCTAAAACACTCTGCAGTTAAACTTATTCTGTCAAGGTTGGCTGACAAGTTTGACCAGGTATACGCAGATCTAAATCTCAATAGTGACGGCAATGATACTGAAGTAGAAGAAGATTCTGATAATAAATTGTTGGAACGTATGATATTCTACATTCGCATGCGCGACCACGTTGGAATGGCTGTAGAGTATTGTGCTGGTGTGGTGAGGAGCTTGGACTTAAACCGATGGATTCCTTTCGATTTCTGTCAGTAg
- the LOC106720093 gene encoding carbonic anhydrase 3-like codes for MPIVVPIPEPEVPNVLEEYEEKVPPIGTLDYIYYFSKVEGHLPTPIEVSITGSIPYKCPELKWYNFYIYPHKIKITNTGYTVLLGAKWRTERPYLEGGPLLEKHVLSQIHFHWGPNFMKGSEHSVDKRLHPGEMQATFFRSEYMTQEEALKHPDGVVMICYIIKYGVKADERLECVIEGFPRIKEAKTNTRIGPYPMSRIMPMFYEDYFLYWGTLTTVKGENHVIRWIVPRVILYASTDQMEQFRKLWDPWDNPNMGNFRPLQDVADRHVFFINAHWNQYNSLLPIPRLPEKSISVLSPAYQANPWMLPPQNRVSIPNEAAENNKDNNNNKENKENKGNK; via the exons ATGCCTATTGTGGTGCCTATACCAGAACCTGAAG TTCCAAATGTACTAGAAGAATATGAAGAGAAAGTCCCTCCAATCGGAACacttgattatatttattactttagcaAAGTCGAGGGTCATCTGCCAACACCTATTGAAGTATCAATCACAGGCTCTATTCCTTACAAATGTCCAGAATTGAAATGGTACAATTTCTATATATATccacataaaataaagataacaaacACTGGGTATACAg TATTACTAGGAGCTAAATGGAGGACCGAGAGGCCATATCTTGAAGGCGGCCCTCTTTTGGAGAAACATGTCCTTTctcaaatacattttcattggGGACCTAATTTCATGAAAGGAAGTGAACATTCTGTTGATAAAAGATTACATCCTGGGGAAATGCAG GCAACATTTTTCAGATCGGAATACATGACGCAAGAAGAAGCCTTGAAACATCCAGACGGCGTAGTAATGAtctgttatattattaaa tacGGAGTTAAAGCTGACGAACGTCTGGAATGTGTGATAGAGGGATTTCCCAGGATTAAAGAGGCTAAGACGAACACGCGAATCGGACCTTATCCTATGTCACGCATCATGCCCATGTTCTACGAAGATTATTTCCTCTATTGGGGAACTCTGACGACGGTCAAAGGAGAGAACCATGTAATACGGTGGATCGTGCCTAGAGTTATATTGTATGCTTCTACTGATCAG ATGGAACAGTTCCGTAAGCTTTGGGATCCATGGGATAATCCTAACATGGGAAACTTCCGTCCATTACAAGATGTAGCCGACAGGCATGTGTTCTTTATAAACGCTCATTGGAATCAATACAACTCCCTGTTACCCATACCTAGGCTGCCGGAAAAATCAATATCTGTCCTCTCCCCTGCATATCAAGCTAATCCATGGATGCTGCCGCCACAGAACAGAGTTTCTATTCCCAACGAAGCTgcagaaaataataaagataataacaataataaggagaataaagaaaataagggCAATAAATGA
- the LOC106720241 gene encoding frataxin homolog, mitochondrial, with product MIRNIFRTSRWLVLRQINNFTPIVLNQCVPLNNCKTSSCLPNRTFLRNSSNSSQISELVDPVVYEEICNETLESLCDYFEEIVDQSSNLKGADVTYSDGVLTVALGPEYGTYVINRQSPNKQIWLSSPVSGPKRYDLILKDGGYWMYKHDGVTLHKLLQDEISKIVVTKVDFGSCSHAFI from the exons aTGATAAGGAACATCTTTCGTACCAGCCGTTGGCTGGTACTAAGGCAGATCAATAATTTTACCCCTATTGTATTAAATCAATGTGTTCCACTAAATAACTGCAAAACTAGCTCTTGTCTTCCGAATAGAACATTTTTGAGAAATTCGTCAAATAGTTCACAAATTTCAGAATTAGTGGATCCAGTAGTTTATGAAGAGATCTGTAACGAAACCCTAGAATCTTTGTGTGATTATTTTGAAGAAATTGTGGACCAATCGTCCAATTTAAAAGGCGCGGACGTAACATACAGT gATGGAGTATTAACAGTAGCACTTGGTCCAGAATATGGTACTTATGTAATAAACAGACAAAGtccaaacaaacaaatctggCTTAGCTCTCCCGTATCTGGACCTAAACGTTATGACCTTATATTAAAAGATGGAGGATATTGGATGTACAAGCATGACGGTGTAACTTTACATAAGCTGTTACAAgatgaaatatcaaaaattgtTGTTACTAAAGTAGATTTTGGAAGTTGTAGTCacgcttttatttaa